The proteins below are encoded in one region of Primulina tabacum isolate GXHZ01 unplaced genomic scaffold, ASM2559414v2 Contig923, whole genome shotgun sequence:
- the LOC142535300 gene encoding protein TIC 214-like isoform X2: MIFQSFLLGNLVSLCMKIINSVVVVGLYYGFLTTFSIGPSYLFLLRAQVMEEGTEKKVSATTGFITGQLMMFISIYYAPLHLALGRPHTITVLALPYLLFHFFCNNHKHFFDYGSTTRNSMRNFSIQCVFLNNLIFQLFNHFILPSSMLARLVNIYMFRCNNKTLFVTSSFVGWLIGHILFMKWLGLVLVWIRQNNSIRSNVLIRSNKYLVSELKNSMARIFSICLFITCVYYLGRIPSPILTKKLKETSKTEERVEKDGYLSFFSEKKEDPNKINEMKEIRVNAKEDELHFRFTETGYKGSSLSEGSYLKNINKNNENSRFEILDKKTENKDLFFFHKYLLILFFDLDRWNRPFRYIKKNQFDKSIRKEMSQYFFYICQSDGKEKISFTYPPSLSIFLKMIKKRVSPDLYKSWVYINKQRGKNLNNEFLNRIEALDRKYLSLNILETRTRLCNDESTKEYLSKGYDPFLNGSYRRTIHKSTLPSILKKISIDNLLNQFGINRIHGILLLDTSSLEVEQKMNRFAKKSLSTEIVDFLTFISKIDSEKKTKYLNYFNFVNKDANHQKIRRKSIKIKEIIKKVPRCTYKLITDLEQQSGEHQEDVPVDHQIRSRKAKRVVIFTGNKQETDPNTNKDINTPDQTDQVALMRYSQQSDFRRGIIKGSMRAQRRKIVIWKLFQANVHDPLFLNRMKKSPLFSFDISGFIKQIFKNWVGKRKVFKIVEYTEEQTKRKEKNEENKRKEKARVEIAEAWDATLFTQVIRGCMLVTQSIFRKYILFPLLIIAKNIGRIFLLQLPEWSEDLQDWNREIYVKCTYNGVPLSETEFPKNWLIDGIQIKILFPFCLKPWHKSKLRYSQNNLMKTKKEKDDFCFLTVWGIEAEFPFGSPRKRPSFFKPIFKEFKKQIGKLKNKHFLVRIVFKGKTKSLRKVSKETKKWIIISFIKKKIKKLSKVNPILLFQLREVYESSENKGEKDSIISNQKINKPVSKIGSTNWSNSPLTEKKMKDLTDRTSQIRNQTERIRKEKKKVTTRININNISPNKISYNAKRLAKWKILKRRNDRLISKLFPLFNFLIERIYTYMFLSIINIPRMNIELFLTSTKKIIEKFIYNNERKQENINEKNKNPIPFLSTIKKPLDSISKKNSHYFYDLSYMSQAYVFYKLSKIQVSNSSKLRSILQYQGIRFFLKPEIKDSCEIEEMFHSKLGVSSYKMNQWKGWLKGCNHYDLSQMRWSRLISEKWRNRVRHCRMTKKENLSKRHSYEKNELIDSKKQQKIEVYSLVNKSNKKDNFQKYHIYDLLLYKFLNYDYENKTECFFSIFPFQGNKNQEISYNTHKDTLFDMLKSIYINNFLGKVDILPMEKTADRKYFDWKIINFSLIQRVDVETWIAIDININQDTPIGTNNSQIINKKDLFYLIIPEINPTNSHKVFFDWMGMNEKMLKHPISNLELWFFPEFVLLYNAYKTKPWFIPSKLLLLNLNRNKKSSENKKINEKQKRSFLIPSTKNHRNQEQKESTSRRYLRSILSQEKDIEENYERSDMKKGKKQKQYKSNTEVELDLFLKRYLLFQLRWDDTLNQKMINNIKVYCLLLRLIDPRKIIISSIQKREMSLDIMLIQKSLTPTELMKKGVLIIDPIHLPGNDDGQLIMYQIIGISLFQKSKHQTNQKYQEQRYVSKNNFYEASSPHQRITETRHKAHLDLPVPENILSFRCRRKLRILICFNSKSRNGVDRNSVFWNEKNVKNSNQVSSDNKHLDRKKNKLIKLKLFLWPNYRLEDLACMNRSWFDTNNGSHFCILRIEMYPRIKNS, translated from the exons ATGATTTTTCAATCTTTTCTACTAGGTAATCTAGTATCCTTATGCATGAAGATAATCAATTCGGTCGTTGTGGTCGGACTCTATTATGGATTTCTGACCACATTCTCCATAGGGCCCTCTTATCTCTTCCTTCTCCGAGCTCAAGTTATGGAAGAAGGAACTGAGAAGAAGGTATCAGCAACAACTGGTTTTATTACGGGACAGCTCATGATGTTCATATCGATCTATTATGCGCCTCTGCATCTAGCATTGGGTAGACCTCATACAATAACTGTCCTAGCTCTACCATATCTTTTGTTTCATTTCTTCTGCAACAATCACAAACACTTTTTTGATTATGGATCTACTACCAGAAATTCAATGCGTAATTTCAGCATTCAATGTGTATTCTTGAATAATCTCATTTTTCAATTATTCAACCATTTCATTTTACCAAGTTCAATGTTAGCCAGATTAGTCAACATTTATATGTTTCGATGCAACAACAAGACGTTATTTGTAACAAGTAGTTTTGTTGGTTGGTTAATTGGTCACATTTTATTCATGAAATGGCTTGGATTGGTATTAGTCTGGATACGACAAAATAATTCTATTAGATCGAATGTACTTATTCGATCTAATAAGTACCTTGTATCAGAATTGAAAAATTCTATGGCTCGGATCTTTAGTATTTGCTTATTTATTACCTGTGTCTACTATTTAGGCAGAATACCGTCACCCATTCTTACTAAGAAACTGAAAGAAACCTCAAAAACGGAAGAAAGGGTGGAAA AAGATGGATATCTTTCctttttttctgaaaaaaagGAAGATCCGAACaaaataaatgaaatgaaaGAAATCAGAGTAAATGCAAAGGAAGATGAACTGCACTTTCGATTTACTGAGACAGGCTATAAAGGAAGCTCACTCTCTGAAGGTTCTTATttgaaaaatatcaataaaaataatgaaaattcaaGATTCGAAATACTTGataaaaaaacagaaaataaagatCTTTTTTTCTTTCACAAATATCTTTTGATTCTTTTTTTTGATTTGGATCGATGGAATCGACCATTTCGCTACATAAAAAAGAATCAATTTGACAAATCTATCAGAAAAGAAATgtcacaatattttttttacatatgcCAAAGTGatggaaaagaaaaaatatcttTTACATATCCCCCTAGTTTgtcaatttttttgaaaatgataaaaaaaagggTATCCCCTGACCTCTACAAGTCTTGGGTTTATATCAATAAACAAAGAGGGAAAAATTTAAACAACGAATTTCTAAATAGAATTGAAGCCTTAGATAGAAAATATCTTTCTTTGAATATACTCGAAACAAGGACTCGATTGTGTAACGATGAGTCTACAAAAGAATACTTATCCAAAGGGTATGATCCCTTTTTGAACGGATCATATCGGAGAACAATTCACAAAAGTACTTTACCAtcaattctaaaaaaaatttcgataGACAATTTATTAAATCAATTTGGGATAAACCGAATTCACGGTATCCTTCTTCTCGATACTTCTTCCCTAGAAGTTGAACAGAAAATGAATAGATTTGCTAAAAAATCATTATCAACAGAAATTGTTGATTTCTTAACTTTCATCAGTAAAATAGattcagaaaaaaaaacaaaatatttgaactattttaattttgtaaataaGGATGCTAATCATCAAAAAATTCGTagaaaatcaattaaaataaaagaaatcatTAAAAAAGTCCCTCGATGCACATACAAATTAATCACGGATTTGGAACAACAATCAGGAGAACATCAAGAAGACGTTCCAGTAGATCATCAAATTCGCTCAAGAAAAGCGAAACGTGTAGTAATTTTTACTGGTAACAAGCAAGAAACTGATCCTAATACTAATAAGGATATTAATACACCCGATCAAACAGACCAAGTAGCTTTGATGCGATATTCACAACAATCAGATTTCCGACGAGGTATAATCAAAGGTTCTATGCGGGCTCAAAGGCGTAAAATAGTAATTTGGAAATTGTTTCAAGCAAACGTGCATGACCCTCTTTTTTTGAACAGAATGAAAAAATCccctcttttttcttttgatatCTCCGGGTTTattaaacaaatttttaaaaattgggTAGGAAAAAGGAAAGTATTCAAAATTGTAGAGTATACAGAAGAGcaaacaaaaagaaaagaaaaaaacgaGGAGAACAAAAGAAAGGAGAAAGCACGAGTAGAGATAGCAGAGGCCTGGGATGCCACACTATTTACGCAAGTAATAAGAGGTTGCATGTTAGTAACTCaatccatttttagaaaatatattCTATTTCCTTTATTGATAATCGCGAAAAATATTGGACGTATATTCCTATTGCAACTTCCTGAATGGTCTGAGGATTTACAGGACTGGAATAGAGAGATATATGTTAAATGTACTTATAATGGTGTTCCATTATCAGAAACAGAATTTCCGAAAAATTGGTTGATAGACGGTATtcagataaaaatattatttccttTCTGTCTAAAACCTTGGCACAAATCGAAACTACGATACTCTCAGAACAATTTAATGAAaacgaaaaaagaaaaagatgatttttgttttttaacaGTTTGGGGAATAGAGGCTGAATTTCCTTTTGGTTCACCCCGAAAGCGGCCTTCCTTTTTTAAACCAATtttcaaggaattcaaaaaacaaattggaaaattaaaaaataagcaTTTTCTAGTTCGAATAGTTTTCAAAGGAAAAACAAAATCACTTCGAAAAGtttcaaaagaaacaaaaaaatggATTATCATcagttttataaaaaaaaaaataaaaaaactttcAAAAGTAAATCCAATTCTATTATTTCAATTAAGAGAAGTATATGAATCGAGTGAAAATAAAGGCGAAAAAGATTCCATAATCAGCAATCAAAAAATTAACAAACCCGTTAGTAAAATTGGATCTACCAATTGGTCAAATTCTCCATTGACAGAAAAAAAGATGAAGGATCTGACTGATAGAACAAGTCAAATTCGAAATCAAAcagaaagaattagaaaagagaagaaaaaagtcactacaagaataaatataaataatattagtcCTAACAAAATAAGTTATAATGCTAAAAGATTAGCAAAATggaaaatattaaaaagaagAAATGATCGATTAATCTCTAAATTATTCCCCCTTTTTAACTTCTTGATTGAAAGAATATACACATATATGTTTTTATCTATCATTAATATTCCCAGAATGAATATAGAACTTTTTCTTAcatcaacaaaaaaaattattgagaaattcatttacaataatgaaagaaagcaagaaaatattaatgaaaaaaataaaaatccaatTCCGTTTCTATCAACTATAAAAAAGCCACTTGATAGtattagtaaaaaaaattcacattatttttatgacttatcCTACATGTCACAAGCATATGTATTTTACAAATTATCAAAAATCCAAGTTAGTAACTCGTCTAAATTAAGATCTATTCTTCAATATCAAGGAATCCGTTTTTTTCTTAAGCCTGAAATAAAGGATTCTTGTGAAATAGAAGAGATGTTTCATTCGAAATTAGGAGTTTCGAGTTATAAAATGAATCAATGGAAAGGATGGTTGAAAGGCTGTAATCACTACGATTTATCTCAGATGAGATGGTCTAGATTAATATCAGAAAAGTGGCGAAATAGAGTTCGCCACTGTCGTATGACgaaaaaggaaaatttaagCAAACGGCATTCATATGAAAAAAACGAATTAATTGATtccaaaaaacaacaaaaaattgAAGTCTATTCATTAGTGAATAAATCGAATAAAAAagataattttcaaaaataccatATATATGAtcttttattatataaatttttaaattatgattatgaaaataaaaCAGAATGCTTTTTTTCTATATTTCCGTTTCAAGGAAATAAGAACCAAGAGATTTCTTATAACACACATAAAGACACCCTTTTTGATATGCTGAAGAGtatttatatcaataattttcTAGGAAAGGTAGATATTCTACCTATGGAAAAAACTGCggatagaaaatattttgattggaaAATTATCAATTTTTCTCTTATACAAAGGGTAGATGTTGAAACCTGGATCGCGATCGATATTAATATAAATCAAGATACTCCGATTGGTACTAATAATtctcaaataattaataaaaaagatCTTTTTTATCTTATTATTCCAGAAATCAATCCAACAAACTCCCACAAAGTCTTTTTTGATTGGATGGGAATGAATGAAAAAATGTTAAAGCATCCCATATCGAATCTTGAACTTTGGTTCTTCCCAGAATTTGTGTTACTTTATAATGCATATAAAACGAAACCTTGGTTTATACCAAGTAAATTACTTCTTTTAAATTTGAATAGAAATAAAAAAAGTAGTGAAAATAAAAAGATCAATGAAAAGCAAAAAAGAAGTTTTTTGATACCATCGACTAAAAATCATCGAAATCAGGAACAAAAAGAATCCACAAGCCGAAGATACCTTCGCTCTATTCTTTCACAAGAAAAAGACATTGAAGAAAATTATGAACGATCAGACATGAAAAAAGGGAAAAAGCAAAAACAATACAAAAGTAACACAGAAGTAGAACTAGATTTATTCCTGAAACGTTATTTGCTTTTTCAATTGAGATGGGACGATACTTTGAATCAAAAAATGATCAATAATATCAAGGTATATTGTCTCCTCCTTAGACTAATAGATCcaagaaaaattattatatcCTCAATTCAAAAGAGAGAAATGAGTTTGGATATAATGTTGATTCAGAAGAGTTTAACTCCTACAgaattgatgaaaaagggaGTATTGATTATAGACCCCATTCATTTGCCTGGAAACGACGATGGACAATTGATTATGTATCAAATCATAGGTATTTCCTTATTTCAAAAGAGTAAGCaccaaactaatcaaaaataCCAAGAACAAAGATATGTTTCTaagaataatttttatgaaGCTAGTTCACCACATCAAAGAATAACTGAAACTAGGCACAAAGCTCATTTAGATTTGCCTGTtcctgaaaatattttatcgTTTAGATGTCGTAGAAAATTGAGAATTCTGATTTGTTTCAATTCGAAGAGTAGGAATGGTGTAGATAGAAATTCAGTATTTTGGAACGAGAAGAATGTAAAAAACAGCAACCAAGTTTCGTCTGATAATAAACATCTGGatagaaagaaaaataaattaattaaattaaagctTTTTCTTTGGCCTAATTATCGATTAGAAGATTTAGCTTGTATGAATCGTTCTTGGTTTGATACCAATAATGGCAGTCATTTTTGTATATTAAGGATAGAGATGTATCCACGAATTAAAAATTCGTGA
- the LOC142535300 gene encoding protein TIC 214-like isoform X1, producing the protein MIFQSFLLGNLVSLCMKIINSVVVVGLYYGFLTTFSIGPSYLFLLRAQVMEEGTEKKVSATTGFITGQLMMFISIYYAPLHLALGRPHTITVLALPYLLFHFFCNNHKHFFDYGSTTRNSMRNFSIQCVFLNNLIFQLFNHFILPSSMLARLVNIYMFRCNNKTLFVTSSFVGWLIGHILFMKWLGLVLVWIRQNNSIRSNVLIRSNKYLVSELKNSMARIFSICLFITCVYYLGRIPSPILTKKLKETSKTEERVESEEEIDTQEKFTEEDGYLSFFSEKKEDPNKINEMKEIRVNAKEDELHFRFTETGYKGSSLSEGSYLKNINKNNENSRFEILDKKTENKDLFFFHKYLLILFFDLDRWNRPFRYIKKNQFDKSIRKEMSQYFFYICQSDGKEKISFTYPPSLSIFLKMIKKRVSPDLYKSWVYINKQRGKNLNNEFLNRIEALDRKYLSLNILETRTRLCNDESTKEYLSKGYDPFLNGSYRRTIHKSTLPSILKKISIDNLLNQFGINRIHGILLLDTSSLEVEQKMNRFAKKSLSTEIVDFLTFISKIDSEKKTKYLNYFNFVNKDANHQKIRRKSIKIKEIIKKVPRCTYKLITDLEQQSGEHQEDVPVDHQIRSRKAKRVVIFTGNKQETDPNTNKDINTPDQTDQVALMRYSQQSDFRRGIIKGSMRAQRRKIVIWKLFQANVHDPLFLNRMKKSPLFSFDISGFIKQIFKNWVGKRKVFKIVEYTEEQTKRKEKNEENKRKEKARVEIAEAWDATLFTQVIRGCMLVTQSIFRKYILFPLLIIAKNIGRIFLLQLPEWSEDLQDWNREIYVKCTYNGVPLSETEFPKNWLIDGIQIKILFPFCLKPWHKSKLRYSQNNLMKTKKEKDDFCFLTVWGIEAEFPFGSPRKRPSFFKPIFKEFKKQIGKLKNKHFLVRIVFKGKTKSLRKVSKETKKWIIISFIKKKIKKLSKVNPILLFQLREVYESSENKGEKDSIISNQKINKPVSKIGSTNWSNSPLTEKKMKDLTDRTSQIRNQTERIRKEKKKVTTRININNISPNKISYNAKRLAKWKILKRRNDRLISKLFPLFNFLIERIYTYMFLSIINIPRMNIELFLTSTKKIIEKFIYNNERKQENINEKNKNPIPFLSTIKKPLDSISKKNSHYFYDLSYMSQAYVFYKLSKIQVSNSSKLRSILQYQGIRFFLKPEIKDSCEIEEMFHSKLGVSSYKMNQWKGWLKGCNHYDLSQMRWSRLISEKWRNRVRHCRMTKKENLSKRHSYEKNELIDSKKQQKIEVYSLVNKSNKKDNFQKYHIYDLLLYKFLNYDYENKTECFFSIFPFQGNKNQEISYNTHKDTLFDMLKSIYINNFLGKVDILPMEKTADRKYFDWKIINFSLIQRVDVETWIAIDININQDTPIGTNNSQIINKKDLFYLIIPEINPTNSHKVFFDWMGMNEKMLKHPISNLELWFFPEFVLLYNAYKTKPWFIPSKLLLLNLNRNKKSSENKKINEKQKRSFLIPSTKNHRNQEQKESTSRRYLRSILSQEKDIEENYERSDMKKGKKQKQYKSNTEVELDLFLKRYLLFQLRWDDTLNQKMINNIKVYCLLLRLIDPRKIIISSIQKREMSLDIMLIQKSLTPTELMKKGVLIIDPIHLPGNDDGQLIMYQIIGISLFQKSKHQTNQKYQEQRYVSKNNFYEASSPHQRITETRHKAHLDLPVPENILSFRCRRKLRILICFNSKSRNGVDRNSVFWNEKNVKNSNQVSSDNKHLDRKKNKLIKLKLFLWPNYRLEDLACMNRSWFDTNNGSHFCILRIEMYPRIKNS; encoded by the coding sequence ATGATTTTTCAATCTTTTCTACTAGGTAATCTAGTATCCTTATGCATGAAGATAATCAATTCGGTCGTTGTGGTCGGACTCTATTATGGATTTCTGACCACATTCTCCATAGGGCCCTCTTATCTCTTCCTTCTCCGAGCTCAAGTTATGGAAGAAGGAACTGAGAAGAAGGTATCAGCAACAACTGGTTTTATTACGGGACAGCTCATGATGTTCATATCGATCTATTATGCGCCTCTGCATCTAGCATTGGGTAGACCTCATACAATAACTGTCCTAGCTCTACCATATCTTTTGTTTCATTTCTTCTGCAACAATCACAAACACTTTTTTGATTATGGATCTACTACCAGAAATTCAATGCGTAATTTCAGCATTCAATGTGTATTCTTGAATAATCTCATTTTTCAATTATTCAACCATTTCATTTTACCAAGTTCAATGTTAGCCAGATTAGTCAACATTTATATGTTTCGATGCAACAACAAGACGTTATTTGTAACAAGTAGTTTTGTTGGTTGGTTAATTGGTCACATTTTATTCATGAAATGGCTTGGATTGGTATTAGTCTGGATACGACAAAATAATTCTATTAGATCGAATGTACTTATTCGATCTAATAAGTACCTTGTATCAGAATTGAAAAATTCTATGGCTCGGATCTTTAGTATTTGCTTATTTATTACCTGTGTCTACTATTTAGGCAGAATACCGTCACCCATTCTTACTAAGAAACTGAAAGAAACCTCAAAAACGGAAGAAAGGGTGGAAAGTGAGGAAGAAATTGATACACAAGAGAAATTCACTGAAGAAGATGGATATCTTTCctttttttctgaaaaaaagGAAGATCCGAACaaaataaatgaaatgaaaGAAATCAGAGTAAATGCAAAGGAAGATGAACTGCACTTTCGATTTACTGAGACAGGCTATAAAGGAAGCTCACTCTCTGAAGGTTCTTATttgaaaaatatcaataaaaataatgaaaattcaaGATTCGAAATACTTGataaaaaaacagaaaataaagatCTTTTTTTCTTTCACAAATATCTTTTGATTCTTTTTTTTGATTTGGATCGATGGAATCGACCATTTCGCTACATAAAAAAGAATCAATTTGACAAATCTATCAGAAAAGAAATgtcacaatattttttttacatatgcCAAAGTGatggaaaagaaaaaatatcttTTACATATCCCCCTAGTTTgtcaatttttttgaaaatgataaaaaaaagggTATCCCCTGACCTCTACAAGTCTTGGGTTTATATCAATAAACAAAGAGGGAAAAATTTAAACAACGAATTTCTAAATAGAATTGAAGCCTTAGATAGAAAATATCTTTCTTTGAATATACTCGAAACAAGGACTCGATTGTGTAACGATGAGTCTACAAAAGAATACTTATCCAAAGGGTATGATCCCTTTTTGAACGGATCATATCGGAGAACAATTCACAAAAGTACTTTACCAtcaattctaaaaaaaatttcgataGACAATTTATTAAATCAATTTGGGATAAACCGAATTCACGGTATCCTTCTTCTCGATACTTCTTCCCTAGAAGTTGAACAGAAAATGAATAGATTTGCTAAAAAATCATTATCAACAGAAATTGTTGATTTCTTAACTTTCATCAGTAAAATAGattcagaaaaaaaaacaaaatatttgaactattttaattttgtaaataaGGATGCTAATCATCAAAAAATTCGTagaaaatcaattaaaataaaagaaatcatTAAAAAAGTCCCTCGATGCACATACAAATTAATCACGGATTTGGAACAACAATCAGGAGAACATCAAGAAGACGTTCCAGTAGATCATCAAATTCGCTCAAGAAAAGCGAAACGTGTAGTAATTTTTACTGGTAACAAGCAAGAAACTGATCCTAATACTAATAAGGATATTAATACACCCGATCAAACAGACCAAGTAGCTTTGATGCGATATTCACAACAATCAGATTTCCGACGAGGTATAATCAAAGGTTCTATGCGGGCTCAAAGGCGTAAAATAGTAATTTGGAAATTGTTTCAAGCAAACGTGCATGACCCTCTTTTTTTGAACAGAATGAAAAAATCccctcttttttcttttgatatCTCCGGGTTTattaaacaaatttttaaaaattgggTAGGAAAAAGGAAAGTATTCAAAATTGTAGAGTATACAGAAGAGcaaacaaaaagaaaagaaaaaaacgaGGAGAACAAAAGAAAGGAGAAAGCACGAGTAGAGATAGCAGAGGCCTGGGATGCCACACTATTTACGCAAGTAATAAGAGGTTGCATGTTAGTAACTCaatccatttttagaaaatatattCTATTTCCTTTATTGATAATCGCGAAAAATATTGGACGTATATTCCTATTGCAACTTCCTGAATGGTCTGAGGATTTACAGGACTGGAATAGAGAGATATATGTTAAATGTACTTATAATGGTGTTCCATTATCAGAAACAGAATTTCCGAAAAATTGGTTGATAGACGGTATtcagataaaaatattatttccttTCTGTCTAAAACCTTGGCACAAATCGAAACTACGATACTCTCAGAACAATTTAATGAAaacgaaaaaagaaaaagatgatttttgttttttaacaGTTTGGGGAATAGAGGCTGAATTTCCTTTTGGTTCACCCCGAAAGCGGCCTTCCTTTTTTAAACCAATtttcaaggaattcaaaaaacaaattggaaaattaaaaaataagcaTTTTCTAGTTCGAATAGTTTTCAAAGGAAAAACAAAATCACTTCGAAAAGtttcaaaagaaacaaaaaaatggATTATCATcagttttataaaaaaaaaaataaaaaaactttcAAAAGTAAATCCAATTCTATTATTTCAATTAAGAGAAGTATATGAATCGAGTGAAAATAAAGGCGAAAAAGATTCCATAATCAGCAATCAAAAAATTAACAAACCCGTTAGTAAAATTGGATCTACCAATTGGTCAAATTCTCCATTGACAGAAAAAAAGATGAAGGATCTGACTGATAGAACAAGTCAAATTCGAAATCAAAcagaaagaattagaaaagagaagaaaaaagtcactacaagaataaatataaataatattagtcCTAACAAAATAAGTTATAATGCTAAAAGATTAGCAAAATggaaaatattaaaaagaagAAATGATCGATTAATCTCTAAATTATTCCCCCTTTTTAACTTCTTGATTGAAAGAATATACACATATATGTTTTTATCTATCATTAATATTCCCAGAATGAATATAGAACTTTTTCTTAcatcaacaaaaaaaattattgagaaattcatttacaataatgaaagaaagcaagaaaatattaatgaaaaaaataaaaatccaatTCCGTTTCTATCAACTATAAAAAAGCCACTTGATAGtattagtaaaaaaaattcacattatttttatgacttatcCTACATGTCACAAGCATATGTATTTTACAAATTATCAAAAATCCAAGTTAGTAACTCGTCTAAATTAAGATCTATTCTTCAATATCAAGGAATCCGTTTTTTTCTTAAGCCTGAAATAAAGGATTCTTGTGAAATAGAAGAGATGTTTCATTCGAAATTAGGAGTTTCGAGTTATAAAATGAATCAATGGAAAGGATGGTTGAAAGGCTGTAATCACTACGATTTATCTCAGATGAGATGGTCTAGATTAATATCAGAAAAGTGGCGAAATAGAGTTCGCCACTGTCGTATGACgaaaaaggaaaatttaagCAAACGGCATTCATATGAAAAAAACGAATTAATTGATtccaaaaaacaacaaaaaattgAAGTCTATTCATTAGTGAATAAATCGAATAAAAAagataattttcaaaaataccatATATATGAtcttttattatataaatttttaaattatgattatgaaaataaaaCAGAATGCTTTTTTTCTATATTTCCGTTTCAAGGAAATAAGAACCAAGAGATTTCTTATAACACACATAAAGACACCCTTTTTGATATGCTGAAGAGtatttatatcaataattttcTAGGAAAGGTAGATATTCTACCTATGGAAAAAACTGCggatagaaaatattttgattggaaAATTATCAATTTTTCTCTTATACAAAGGGTAGATGTTGAAACCTGGATCGCGATCGATATTAATATAAATCAAGATACTCCGATTGGTACTAATAATtctcaaataattaataaaaaagatCTTTTTTATCTTATTATTCCAGAAATCAATCCAACAAACTCCCACAAAGTCTTTTTTGATTGGATGGGAATGAATGAAAAAATGTTAAAGCATCCCATATCGAATCTTGAACTTTGGTTCTTCCCAGAATTTGTGTTACTTTATAATGCATATAAAACGAAACCTTGGTTTATACCAAGTAAATTACTTCTTTTAAATTTGAATAGAAATAAAAAAAGTAGTGAAAATAAAAAGATCAATGAAAAGCAAAAAAGAAGTTTTTTGATACCATCGACTAAAAATCATCGAAATCAGGAACAAAAAGAATCCACAAGCCGAAGATACCTTCGCTCTATTCTTTCACAAGAAAAAGACATTGAAGAAAATTATGAACGATCAGACATGAAAAAAGGGAAAAAGCAAAAACAATACAAAAGTAACACAGAAGTAGAACTAGATTTATTCCTGAAACGTTATTTGCTTTTTCAATTGAGATGGGACGATACTTTGAATCAAAAAATGATCAATAATATCAAGGTATATTGTCTCCTCCTTAGACTAATAGATCcaagaaaaattattatatcCTCAATTCAAAAGAGAGAAATGAGTTTGGATATAATGTTGATTCAGAAGAGTTTAACTCCTACAgaattgatgaaaaagggaGTATTGATTATAGACCCCATTCATTTGCCTGGAAACGACGATGGACAATTGATTATGTATCAAATCATAGGTATTTCCTTATTTCAAAAGAGTAAGCaccaaactaatcaaaaataCCAAGAACAAAGATATGTTTCTaagaataatttttatgaaGCTAGTTCACCACATCAAAGAATAACTGAAACTAGGCACAAAGCTCATTTAGATTTGCCTGTtcctgaaaatattttatcgTTTAGATGTCGTAGAAAATTGAGAATTCTGATTTGTTTCAATTCGAAGAGTAGGAATGGTGTAGATAGAAATTCAGTATTTTGGAACGAGAAGAATGTAAAAAACAGCAACCAAGTTTCGTCTGATAATAAACATCTGGatagaaagaaaaataaattaattaaattaaagctTTTTCTTTGGCCTAATTATCGATTAGAAGATTTAGCTTGTATGAATCGTTCTTGGTTTGATACCAATAATGGCAGTCATTTTTGTATATTAAGGATAGAGATGTATCCACGAATTAAAAATTCGTGA